A window of Pararhodobacter sp. genomic DNA:
TTGACGACAGCTCGATCTTGGCCTTTTCCGCGGCTTCCTTCAGGCGCTGCAACGCCATCTTGTCCGCCGTCAGGTCAACGCCGTTCTCTTTCTTGAACTCGCCCGCCAGATACTGAACGATGCGCATGTCGAAGTCTTCACCGCCGAGGAACGTGTCGCCGTTGGTGGATTTCACTTCAAACAGGCCGTCGTCGATTTCCAGAATGGTGATATCGAACGTCCCGCCACCAAGGTCATAGACCGCGATGGTTTTCGAGTCCTTCTTGTCCAGACCATACGCCAGTGCGGCGGCGGTCGGCTCGTTGATGATGCGCAGCACTTCGAGGCCGGCAATCTTGCCCGCGTCCTTGGTCGCCTGACGCTGGGCGTCGTTGAAATACGCGGGCACCGTGATCACGGCCTGCGTGACGCTTTCGCCCAGATACAACTCGGCGGTCTCTTTCATCTTTTGCAGGATGAACGCGCTGACCTGGCTGGGGCTGTATTTCTCGCCGCGGACCTTGACCCACGCGTCGCCATTGCCACCGTCGACGATTTCATAAGGCACGAAGCTCTTGTCTTTTTCGACTTCCGGCTCACCGATGCGGCGACCGACAAGGCGCTTGACTGCGAAGACTGTGTTGGTTGGGTTGGTGACGGCCTGACGCTTGGCGGGCTGACCCACCAGACGTTCGGTTTCCGTGAAACCCACGATAGACGGCGTCGTGCGTGCGCCCTCTGCGTTTTCGATTACGCGGGGCTGCGAGCCATCCATGATGGCCACACAAGAGTTGGTCGTCCCCAGGTCGATCCCGATGACTTTAGCCATGATGCTTACCTCTTTCCTTCGGCGATAATTTGGCGCGGCGATCCCATCAGGCTCCGTCGCACCGATCCCATGATCCGGGCTTCCCAATCTGGGCATTCTTCCCGGCGTCGATGGCTATATAGGGAGGCCGAGTTGGGCCTGCAAGCGTTCGAGCAGAAGCAATTTGAAAGCTTTTTTGCCGTCAGCCGGTGAATTGCGCGATCACGAGGGGCAGAGTGGCGACGCTGAGCAGGGTCGAAATCAGGATTGCCGCCGAAACGCGGGCGACCGCCACGTTGTAATGCTGCGCCAGAATATACACATTCCCCGCCACCGGAAGCGCAGCGGTGGCGATCAACACACCCGCGGCGAAAGGCGCGACATCAAAAATGTAGAAGGCCGCCAGACCGACAGCCGCCGGGTGCAGCACCAGTTTCGCAAAGCTCAACCAGCCCGCCACGGTCAGGCGTTCGGCGCGGTTGTTGGTCAGGCTGGCCCCGATGGCAAACAAGGCGCCGGGCGTGGCCGCCGCCCCCAGCAGGGTCATGGTGGCGCTGATCGGTCCGGCCAGCCCCTGCCCGGTTGCCGACCACAACAGCCCCAGGGCCATCGAGACGACCATCGGGTTTTTCAGCAACCCGACGCCGATCACGCGCGGCATGCGCGACGACAGCCGACCCTCTTTGACGATGGTGAAAATGATCGTCAGCAGGCTGGAGAACAGGATCAGGTCGATCACCAGCACCAGCAGCACCGTCGCGGCGGCCTGTGCACCCAGCACCAGCACCAGCATCGGCACGCCCAGAAACCCGGTGTTGCCGATCACGGCGGTATGCGCCTCCATGACGGCCTCGGTCAGGGGGCGGTGGCGCAGGAATGCGACGGCCAGCGCCAGCGCATAGACCACGGTGCAGCCCAGAATATAGGCCCCCGCCGCGCGCGGATCAAAGATCTCGGACAAGGTCATCTGCGCCGAGAAGCCGAACAACAGCGCCGACAGCGCGAAATAGAACACGAATCTGGTCAGCCACGCGGTCGCCTCGGGCGGGAAAAACCCGCTTTTCCCCGCGCCATAACCCAGCCCGATGATCGCAAAAAATGGAAAGGTTTGCAGGAATACGTCTAGCATCTGAAATCGCTAGCAGATCGCGCGGGCGTTCACCAGATGGCACGCCCGCGCGCGATGTCTCAGTAGATCAGCGACGGCAGCCAGGTCACGATACCGGGGAAAATGAACAACAGCGCGATGACGAGGATCTGCAAGATCACGAACGGGATCGCACCCTTGTAGATCATCCCGGTCGAGACCGTCGCCGGGGCAACGCCGCGCAAGTAGAACAGGGCAAAGCCGAACGGCGGAGTCAGGAAGCTGGTTTGCAGGTTCACGCCGATCATCACGCCCAACCACACCGGATCGACGCCCAGCAACAGCAGGGTCGGCGCGGTGATCGGCAGCACGATAAAGATGATCTCGAACGTGTCCAGAATGAAGCCCAGCACGAACATGACCACCATCACGGCAATCATCGCACCCATTGCTCCGCCGGGAATGTTCGACAGGAACTCGTGCACCAGATCGTCGCCGCCCATCTGCCGGAACACCACCGAAAACACCGAAGCGCCGAACAGGATGACAAAGATCATCGACGTGATCTTGGCGGTTGAATGCACCGTGTGCTTGAGGATCGCGAATGACATCTTGCCGCGCAACGTGGCCAACAGGGCCGCGCCCACGGCACCCAC
This region includes:
- a CDS encoding AEC family transporter, with protein sequence MLDVFLQTFPFFAIIGLGYGAGKSGFFPPEATAWLTRFVFYFALSALLFGFSAQMTLSEIFDPRAAGAYILGCTVVYALALAVAFLRHRPLTEAVMEAHTAVIGNTGFLGVPMLVLVLGAQAAATVLLVLVIDLILFSSLLTIIFTIVKEGRLSSRMPRVIGVGLLKNPMVVSMALGLLWSATGQGLAGPISATMTLLGAAATPGALFAIGASLTNNRAERLTVAGWLSFAKLVLHPAAVGLAAFYIFDVAPFAAGVLIATAALPVAGNVYILAQHYNVAVARVSAAILISTLLSVATLPLVIAQFTG